Sequence from the Festucalex cinctus isolate MCC-2025b chromosome 21, RoL_Fcin_1.0, whole genome shotgun sequence genome:
ATTGTTGAGGCTGGACCCTCAAAAACCTCACCTCACCTCTCACGAGCGAGATCTTGCAATGACTTGAAACTTaagtgatgcaaaaaaaatacaagttgtgccagaaaagttccaggacagGTGTCACAAAAGATATATTTCAACTATGCGCTTTCCCCTCCCTTTTCCACCTTCTTTCTCACCCCGCCTGTCTCTGAAATTCCCCCTGCCCCCTTATTTTTTGAAATCTGGATGACCAGCCCTGGAACATTTCTGagaggatttatttttattttttggacacaTCTTCAATATATCTGCCAAGGATACCATTTGCATGTGTGGATGGCATTTTCTGGGATTCattttgatgacaaaaaaaatattttttccacaacaGTTTAATGTCAGACGAAGCAGCTTTAACTTTGGTTTGTGAACactttacaacaacaaaaaaaagaaacaaagtgctgtgtgtatatattttttttaaatgaacaaagTTGAAGACAACACTAAAACAAGGGCACCATGCTCACGGCTTAAACAAATAACTTCTTTTGATTTGCTCATTCAAGTATAAATTGTAAAACTTTCAGTTATACTTCCTgttgtaaaatagaaaaaaaactatttcaaggacttcaaaatacaaaaaaataaaaaataaaaatagctctCACCATATTGCACTGTGGTTCAACACCACTGcaagcacaataaaaaaaaaaagatttgtcaaATTACTACTCACTGTGTTCCTCCTATGTAGGCAGATGTAATTGTGCTGGTGTACCGAAAGAAGCGTCCCGTTCCGTCAGCTTTACTGCGGCTCGGTCTCATCTGTGTTGTAGGGGAAGTAGTAGAGGTCGTTTTTAACGGCCATCAGCAGGTCGGGGACGCCCGTGTGGCCGCCGAGGCGGGAGGAGAAGACCACGCTGGGGATGGCGCTGTTGGCGGCCGGGTGGGGTGACGGGATAGTCCTCAAAAGGTGGCCGTCCCGCAGGCTCCAGAACCTTGTGTAGCAGTCCTGACCCACTGTGGGCCATAAGAAGAatttcatgaacattttttttattttattttttaaacacaaatatcTGTGCATCTGGGCCCGGTTCTTCAAAACTCGTTTCTGCCTTCATGATGCCCGTTGAGCGCAAGAAAGTCTATCGAGGGCTTGACGTTGACATTGGCGATTATTCTAATGAAGTTACGCACACGCTACCGATTAACAGTAATGCAATGCCAAGTCTCATGCCGAgtcaaaagacaaataataaaaatgttttttaaaattagcttGCCCATCATTTAGTAATAATCAAACAACACTGTAAATAGCggctaatttaatttaaattaaataatacagtaatatttttttaattaaaagggacacttgactcattaaacaattttcagcagtgacaagttcagattttgtccataatgaatttgataacttcattattttcatgtaaaatgaaaagtaatttttctacttgctgttgactgatgatgacatcacctgtgctgaggaagcagcTAACGGCCAATCCAAAACCTGTTTTTCTGGTTTTGGTCAGTaacctgagccatgattggtcgttacatacttcctcagcacaggtgatgtcatcatcaggcgacagcaagtagtaaaattactttttaaaggtattaattgtacgtgaaaaataatgattttaccacattaattatagacaaaatattcacttttttactggctcaatgagtcaagtatccctttaatttaaaacagtaattacaaatattagtaataattacaaataggTAGATTAAAAACTACACACATTAGATGTTAAtataacaacaaataattaaaaactattaaaaatattacaaaagaaaataaaaatcagtcaaaaaaaatatgagaaacaaaatcagacaaaaacatgcattatatgccacaaaaaatattgacaaaaatattacacaaaatattaacgGAAAATACACACAgtagaaaaaaattataatgaatttaaaaaaatgtaataaataaaaattgcttcAACCCTTGATTGAATAATGTTTTCTTGGTCAGcagaatgttttttattttttattttttttagctagtGCCAGGGATCGTTTGGATAGTATCTATTCCACTTTCATTTGCTGacccggaagtaaacaaaaTGAGGAATTGTGGGCTATAACGGTGCTAACCAGTGACGTAAATGGCATGGTTAACTTTGACAGTGCTGTTCACAAACAGCCTGACTAACCATGTTTTCAACAACGCATATTTAACCGGCGGTTAGGGTttaaacagtggttaaaataacagagaattgaacaaccgggccctgaAGTACAACATGCGAGTATCTTGTCCCCTACCAGCCAAAAGAAGCCCCTCAGTCTCGCTGACGTGGATGGGAAGGCGGGCATGCTCGTTGTAGTGGCCCCGGTACTCCTGGACTGGCTTCCTGGCCCGTATGTCCCACAACTTAATCTGGGAGATCACACAACTTGTGATGTTCCTTTGGTCAAGGTGTGATCAAAGCATGATTCCTGACCTGGCCCGACATGTCGGCAGCAAGCAGGTAGTTCTCGTCCCGCAGGATGCGCAGCGACGTGATGGCCGATTCTTGCCGAAAACTCGTCCCCTTGCGTCCGCTCGGCTCCCGTGCGTCGATGCTGAAAATCTCCCCTGACCGGCAGCCGTTGAACACCAAGGGGACCTGGCCCGGGTTACTTGTCATATTATAGAGACTTTTCCAGCTTTATGATTAAAAGTCATTAAAAGACGCCCAAACTCACCCCAACACAAAACCGCTGAGCCAAGACGTCACTGTCGATATTgacttctgtttgttttttgcccgtGACGCCGTGTTGCAGGATCACCTTATGAGACAAACCTGCACAAAAAATAAAGGACAATTACACCTTCAATCGAGACATCTGACATGGACAAAAAGCATCGAGTATTTTTTACACTGACCCACACTAAACCACTTGTCAAACTGTGGAAGTTCACACCAAGCACAGCACCAGGCTGCGGGGATGTTAAAACGATATTGGGTCCCTGGCTGATCTGTGGATAGGAAGGGGACATTTCATTAGGTACATTACTCTGCTGTACACCACAATAAAGGGTAAGTTCGAtgagagataaaaaaaataaaaaaaaaataaaaacaatgattaACCAGAGTCAGTGTTGCTGAAGAGCGAAGCTGGATACAAAGTGACAGAGAAATGCGGCTTGTCCAGGCACAGTCTGGACAATTCGGGCTTCAGTTAAGGAGATTAAGGAGCCTATG
This genomic interval carries:
- the wdr21 gene encoding WD repeat domain 21 encodes the protein MKKWNWKEGQRVRRRQQGYTGHPERGRYRGRQWRPSWDDRNGHGDAGPSSRRSDNQASSSSSSDSSTAPELPGFYFDPEKNRYFRLLPGHNNCNPLTREQLRDKEREKERARMLAEDDKPTKKAPRAGLNASVLLQKRHLGLLPEVSFYRQVHEGKISAVRRHKLEHQSTDNFRTIVANSNREKVFAVSDMSHGGCKYGSVSFSRSRKSGSLSVEAFDSPYVTSCKVNSLCWASFNYPDSHVLLCLDKPHFSVTLYPASLFSNTDSDQPGTQYRFNIPAAWCCAWCELPQFDKWFSVGLSHKVILQHGVTGKKQTEVNIDSDVLAQRFCVGVPLVFNGCRSGEIFSIDAREPSGRKGTSFRQESAITSLRILRDENYLLAADMSGQIKLWDIRARKPVQEYRGHYNEHARLPIHVSETEGLLLAVGQDCYTRFWSLRDGHLLRTIPSPHPAANSAIPSVVFSSRLGGHTGVPDLLMAVKNDLYYFPYNTDETEPQ